The following are from one region of the Juglans regia cultivar Chandler chromosome 10, Walnut 2.0, whole genome shotgun sequence genome:
- the LOC108998845 gene encoding phytolongin Phyl1.1-like yields MDTIQNTVYYCCVSRGNRVLYTYSGGDHEVENLAVLCLEKTPPFHRWYFETVCKRTFGFFMEDGYVYFTIVDEGLGNSGVLRFLERVRDEFKKIARKGSRGSFSSTSSIGLQEQLVPIIRRLITTLENVSHGGSDWTGETTSSLHVGLSQLPSNVNGQIEPGSSTKSPLLGKCSKQDKKAKDSVVAIRDIELEENRRSTDRVVKVDLDSLDSHNQGGVGSSVSLQRDLGSMRIRSGSQSIRKKYWRQIRIVLAIDAAVCIILFVIWLSICRGISCDH; encoded by the coding sequence ATGGATACAATTCAGAACACAGTTTATTATTGTTGCGTTTCAAGGGGTAACAGAGTTTTGTACACCTATAGTGGTGGAGACCATGAAGTTGAGAACTTGGCTGTTTTGTGCTTGGAAAAGACTCCCCCGTTCCACAGGTGGTATTTTGAGACTGTGTGTAAAAGAACTTTTGGGTTTTTTATGGAAGATGGGTATGTGTATTTCACAATTGTTGATGAGGGTCTAGGTAACTCAGGTGTACTTAGATTTCTAGAACGTGTGAGAGATGAATTTAAGAAGATTGCTAGAAAAGGTTCAAGGGGAAGTTTTTCAAGTACGAGCTCAATTGGCTTACAGGAGCAGTTAGTGCCTATCATCAGGCGCTTGATCACTACATTGGAGAATGTTTCTCATGGTGGCAGTGATTGGACTGGTGAAACAACCTCATCACTTCATGTAGGTCTGTCTCAATTACCAAGTAATGTAAATGGACAAATTGAACCTGGTAGTTCTACAAAATCCCCTTTGTTGGGAAAATGTAGCAAGCAAGATAAGAAGGCAAAGGATAGTGTGGTTGCAATAAGAGACATTGAGTTGGAGGAGAACCGAAGATCTACAGATAGAGTCGTCAAGGTTGATTTGGACAGTCTGGATTCTCATAATCAAGGTGGGGTAGGTTCCTCGGTCTCACTACAGAGGGATTTAGGTTCTATGAGGATTAGATCAGGCTCTCAAAGCATTCGAAAGAAGTATTGGCGTCAAATACGGATTGTTCTTGCCATTGACGCAGCTGTCTGTATAATACTGTTCGTGATCTGGCTATCAATCTGTCGCGGTATTTCTTGCGATCATTAA
- the LOC108998800 gene encoding probable carboxylesterase 18 yields MGETDEETAKPKPNLPWKLKLFLGAISWVIERSLRPNMTVNRRLINFFDPKIPPSPNPRRGSDSVASSDITVDHSRNLWFRLFNPSPTTGSTGSGNGVSGMPIIVFYHGGGFAIGHANSMIVDTAARRLSRELRAIIVSVNYRLAPKHRLPCQYDDGFDVLRFIDEMDTEGLPANADLSRCFLAGESAGGNLAHQVAVRAAEHDFKRVNLLGLIAIQPFFGGEERVESEKQFSRGPFLTLDAIDWYWRAFLPEGTDRDHAAVNVFGPNAVDITGLRFPPTLLFIGGCDPLRDRNVRYYEGLKKSGKQVHVVEYPNAVHGFSGFKEIPESCLFLREVKDFMEMQMAKEKV; encoded by the coding sequence ATGGGTGAAACGGACGAAGAAACCGCAAAGCCCAAACCAAACCTGCCATGGAAGCTGAAGCTCTTTTTAGGAGCAATTTCTTGGGTCATCGAGCGCTCTCTCCGCCCCAATATGACCGTCAACCGCCGCCTCATCAACTTCTTCGACCCTAAAATTCCTCCCTCTCCCAATCCCCGACGCGGTTCTGATAGCGTTGCTTCCTCCGACATCACTGTTGACCATTCTCGCAATCTCTGGTTCCGCCTCTTCAACCCAAGCCCCACTACCGGTAGTACTGGCAGTGGCAACGGCGTATCCGGCATGCCCATCATCGTCTTTTACCACGGCGGCGGCTTCGCCATTGGCCACGCCAACTCGATGATTGTTGACACTGCGGCACGCCGACTCTCGCGAGAACTTCGAGCCATCATTGTCTCCGTAAACTACAGACTCGCGCCGAAACATCGGCTTCCGTGCCAGTACGACGACGGGTTCGACGTGCTGAGATTCATCGACGAAATGGACACCGAAGGTTTACCAGCCAATGCTGATCTTAGCCGTTGTTTCCTAGCAGGAGAGAGTGCCGGAGGGAACCTGGCCCACCAAGTGGCGGTTAGAGCTGCCGAGCACGACTTCAAGAGGGTGAACCTCCTCGGGCTCATAGCCATACAACCATTTTTTGGAGGGGAGGAGCGAGTTGAATCGGAGAAACAATTTTCCCGGGGTCCTTTTCTGACATTGGATGCGATAGACTGGTATTGGAGGGCTTTCTTGCCGGAGGGGACGGACAGGGACCATGCGGCGGTAAATGTATTCGGACCTAATGCGGTTGACATCACAGGATTGAGATTCCCTCCCACGCTTCTTTTCATCGGAGGGTGTGACCCGTTACGTGATCGGAATGTAAGGTATTACGAAGGGCTGAAGAAATCTGGGAAACAAGTGCATGTGGTGGAGTATCCGAATGCTGTGCATGGTTTTTCAGGTTTCAAGGAGATACCCGAATCTTGTTTGTTCTTGCGGGAAGTGAAGGATTTCATGGAGATGCAGATGGCCAAAGAAAAGGTGTAA
- the LOC108998780 gene encoding endo-1,3(4)-beta-glucanase 1-like yields MITIYHRFNTSFNQLPTCIMALATSFLLFLSFSFWFNALATSHASPTAPFLFPETKATVVPNPRRFFSPHLLSAPLPTNSFFQNFVVGKGEEPEYIHPYLVKTTTSSLSLSYPSRLSNSSLVRQVFVPDLTITSLNKTSPRSIRNTRHRISSFSDLSVTLDLTSSNLRFFLVRGSPFLTFRTISRSTTGLSISTTHPILSFSSTDSLTKHTVKLNNGQTWLFHTSVPLPLTHSTSQITSSDFSGVIRIAILPDSNAKYEAILDKYSPCYPISGHVELTMPFRLEYTWKKKGRGKLLLLAHPLHRRLLSGNNVLAGFKYKSIDGDLVGVIGYSWVLKLKPVPVTWHSIGGIRGKHFPEIVSALQDDVDALNSTTISTSSSYFYGKSIARAARLALIAEEVRFPKAIPLVAKFLRDSIQPWLDGNYGRNGFLYERQWSGLVTKLGSSNSSEDFGFGIYNDHHFHLGYFAYAIAVLAKIDPEWGRQYRPLAYSLMADYMNIGLGSFSYSFYPQVRCFDLWKLHSWAAGLYNFSDGRNQESTSEAVNAYYSAALLGLAYKDNHLKGIGSTLAALEILSAQTWWHVRKGDDMYGKEFTKKNRLVGILWANMRDSKLWFAPAELKACRLGIQVLPISPITEVLFSDADFARDVVEWASPSLSLSGVGESWKDFVYALKGIYNYGSAINSIRKLKVHDDGNSLANLLWWIHSRGG; encoded by the coding sequence ATGATAACAATATATCACAGGTTCAATACGTCCTTCAATCAGTTACCAACCTGCATCATGGCATTAGCAACATCATTCCTTCTTTTCTTGTCCTTTTCCTTTTGGTTCAATGCACTAGCAACATCTCATGCATCGCCAACCGCTCCATTTCTCTTCCCTGAAACCAAAGCAACTGTAGTTCCAAATCCTCGACGTTTCTTCTCTCCCCATCTCCTCTCGGCTCCTCTTCCCACCAACTCGTTTTTCCAAAACTTTGTGGTCGGAAAAGGTGAGGAACCCGAATACATTCATCCATATCTCGTTAAAACCACAacctcctctctttctctgtccTACCCATCTCGCTTGTCCAACTCCTCCCTCGTTCGCCAGGTCTTTGTTCCTGACCTCACCATCACTTCCTTGAACAAAACTAGCCCACGATCTATTCGGAACACACGGCATAGAATCTCTTCTTTTAGTGATCTCAGCGTCACTTTGGATCTAACTTCCAGTAATCTCCGCTTCTTCCTCGTTCGGGGAAGCCCTTTCTTGACCTTTCGTACTATCAGTCGCAGCACCACAGGTCTTTCCATTTCAACCACCCATCCCATCCTCTCGTTCTCTTCCACTGATTCTCTCACCAAACACACTGTCAAGCTCAACAATGGCCAGACATGGCTATTCCATACTTCAGTGCCTTTACCTTTGACTCATAGCACATCTCAGATTACTTCCTCGGACTTCTCTGGAGTTATACGAATTGCTATCTTACCTGATTCCAACGCAAAATATGAGGCAATACTTGATAAGTACAGCCCGTGCTATCCAATTTCAGGTCATGTGGAATTGACTATGCCTTTTCGTTTGGAGTACACATGGAAGAAAAAGGGGAGAGGAAAGCTGCTGCTGCTGGCACACCCTCTCCATCGCCGCCTGTTGTCAGGCAACAATGTCTTAGCGGGTTTCAAGTACAAAAGTATTGATGGTGATCTTGTGGGTGTTATAGGATATTCATGGGTGTTGAAACTGAAACCCGTTCCAGTTACTTGGCATTCCATTGGAGGAATTAGGGGGAAACACTTCCCTGAAATTGTTTCTGCACTACAAGACGACGTTGACGCGCTGAATTCAACAACAAtatcaacatcatcatcttatTTCTATGGAAAATCAATTGCAAGAGCTGCAAGGTTGGCCCTGATTGCAGAAGAAGTGAGGTTTCCCAAGGCAATTCCGCTGGTGGCCAAGTTCTTGAGAGATTCGATTCAACCTTGGTTAGATGGAAACTATGGCAGGAATGGGTTTTTGTATGAAAGGCAATGGAGCGGTCTTGTCACTAAATTAGGATCCTCAAATTCCTCCGAGGACTTTGGGTTTGGAATATATAATGATCATCATTTCCATTTGGGCTACTTTGCTTATGCAATTGCAGTGCTTGCAAAGATTGACCCAGAATGGGGGAGGCAGTATAGGCCGCTAGCTTATTCACTCATGGCGGACTACATGAACATAGGCCTCGGCTCATTTTCCTATTCTTTTTATCCTCAGGTTAGATGCTTTGATCTGTGGAAATTACACTCTTGGGCTGCAGGGCTGTATAATTTTTCGGATGGACGAAATCAGGAGAGCACAAGTGAAGCAGTAAATGCATATTATTCAGCCGCACTGTTGGGATTAGCCTATAAAGACAACCATCTTAAGGGTATTGGATCAACACTTGCCGCATTGGAGATTCTGTCTGCTCAAACATGGTGGCATGTGAGAAAGGGAGACGATATGTATGGGAAAGAATTCACCAAGAAGAATAGGTTGGTAGGCATTTTGTGGGCTAACATGAGGGACTCCAAACTTTGGTTTGCTCCAGCTGAGTTGAAAGCTTGCAGATTGGGAATTCAGGTCCTTCCCATATCACCAATCACAGAGGTATTATTCTCTGATGCTGATTTTGCGAGAGATGTTGTTGAGTGGGCATCCCCATCTTTGAGCTTGAGTGGAGTGGGAGAAAGCTGGAAGGACTTTGTCTATGCTTTGAAAGGAATATACAACTATGGCAGTGCGATAAACAGTATCAGGAAGTTGAAGGTACATGACGATGGAAATTCCCTTGCCAATCTTTTATGGTGGATTCACAGTCGAGGGGGTTGA
- the LOC118349577 gene encoding uncharacterized protein LOC118349577, with protein sequence MEWNRLFMLLDSYEKASGQKLNKDKSSIFFNKNTREATKEVIINIESVKAITSYKKYLGLPALVGKSRAITFRSLIDKVKDRLRNWKTKFLFQADKEILIKAAVQAILTYSMRLFKISKQLLCDELNRCMRNYQWGQQAQEHKIHWPNKGRGIHPPLLHRYLRPNTSQQQISSKPNWGVIPLIFGKAFSRLDLFLKKDLYGILEIGKEWKEALANITFNAEEAALTKAIPISACNKPDKLIWRCTTSRTFTVESAYHLSGEIHDRMKGQSSTSHTKQEEWTKLWHLQELVPSFVTEKEVSNYPDSFLAEAATALQESLFCQDLGFKNIILEGDILQVVKSINCNEEIGTNVGMIHDQF encoded by the exons ATGGAATGGAATAGGTTGTTCATGCTGTTGGATTCTTATGAGAAAGCATCGGGACAAAAATTGAATAAGGACAAAAGttccatctttttcaataaGAACACTCGAGAGGCTACAAAAGAGGTCATCATCAACATAGAAAGTGTAAAGGCCATAACCTCGTATAAGAAGTATTTGGGCCTCCCAGCACTAGTGGGGAAATCAAGAGCCATCACTTTCAGGAGCTTAATAGACAAGGTGAAGGACAGGTTGAGGAATTGGAAAACCAAGTTCCTCTTTCAGGCAGACAAGGAAATCCTTATCAAGGCAGCGGTGCAAGCTATTCTCACTTACAGCATGCGTCTCTTCAAAATTTCCAAGCAGTTGTTATGTGATGAGCTCAACAGATGCATGAGAAACTACCAGTGGGGACAGCAAGCTCAAGAGCACAAGATACATTGG CCAAACAAGGGTAGAGGGATCCATCCTCCATTGCTACACAGGTACTTAAGGCCAAATACTTCCCAGCAACAGATTTCCTCAAAGCCAAATTGGGGAGTAATCCCTCTTATATTTGGCAAAGCATTCTCAAGACTCGACCTCTTCTTGAAGAAGGACTTATATGGCATATTGGAAATTGGTAAAGAA TGGAAGGAGGCTCTTGCGAATATCACTTTTAATGCTGAAGAAGCTGCTCTCACCAAAGCCATTCCAATTAGTGCTTGCAATAAGCCTGATAAATTAATCTGGAGATGCACTACTTCAAGAACATTTACAGTTGAGAGTGCATATCACCTCAGTGGGGAGATACATGATCGGATGAAAGGGCAGTCCTCAACTTCACACACTAAGCAAGAAGAGTGGACCAAACTTTGGCATCTGCAA GAATTGGTGCCATCGTTCGTGACTGAGAAGGAAGTGTCAAATTACCCTGATTCCTTTTTAGCCGAAGCGGCAACTGCTCTCCAAGAATCTCTGTTTTGTCAAGATTTgggtttcaaaaatattatcctAGAAGGTGATATTTTGCAAGTTGTTAAAAGCATTAACTGCAATGAAGAGATTGGAACCAATGTTGGTATGATACACGATCAGTTCTGA